The following proteins come from a genomic window of Lolium rigidum isolate FL_2022 chromosome 5, APGP_CSIRO_Lrig_0.1, whole genome shotgun sequence:
- the LOC124651645 gene encoding LOW QUALITY PROTEIN: uncharacterized ATP-dependent helicase C29A10.10c-like (The sequence of the model RefSeq protein was modified relative to this genomic sequence to represent the inferred CDS: inserted 1 base in 1 codon): MADPPRDPAHHDPTGLETMKTFDSEGNQNGDALDPRIRSKNVRGVEANFALKLANNPVKRSKLDEHKVAMLGKKRARQTVIINDEDAKQAGTGTISTPRRQSRGIGEGAAESQNQLLIRDQRQAERMGAEWSNSAAPDDQNTESNGDLDLASQDWSKKMNAEESPSDGYEQSVPRQFRQTMDSNQFKGRPVSSQRAVLTGQNTSDQKPANKRSLVSKKQASVNNTQYHDTSIERLLQEVTSDKFWHNPDESELQSVPGSFESAEEYIRVFEPLLFEECRAQLYSSYEESLEAVSRDAHVMVRVKTVERRDRGWYDVIVLPAHECKWTFKEGEVAILSFPRPGPVAQSSNNSNRKTFGSNEDTESLCGRLVGRVRRHMPYDTRDPIGAIIRFYVGNPSDSSCGTDILGKLQPQSTWYLTGIGSLATTQREYVALHAFRRLNVQMQNAVLQPSPEYFPKYQEQPPAMPDCFTPNFSCHLQHSFNGPQLSAIHWAAMHTAAGTSSGAVKKQEPWPFTLVQGPPGTGKTHTVWGMLNVIHLVQYQRYYAALLKKLAPESYEEIGDSSANSSETVAAGSMDEVLQNMNQNLFRTLPKLCPKPRMLVCAPSNAATDELLARVLDRGFIDGEMRVYRPDVARVGVDSQSRAAQAVSVERRTEQLLMKGRDEVIGWLHQLKGREHQLSQEIAILQRELNMVAQAGRSQGSFGVDPDMLTQRDRNRDILLQKLAASVESRDKVLVEMSRLLILESRFRAGRNFNLEDARASLEASFASEAEIVFTTVSSSGRKLFSDLSHGFDMVVIDEAAQASEVGVLPALSLGAARCVLVGDPQQLPATVISKAAGTLLYSRSXFERFQQAGCPTILLSVQYRMHPQIREFPSRYFYQGRLTDSESVVNLPDEAYYRDALMAPYVFYDMSHGRESHRGGSSSYQNVHEAQFAFRLYGHLQKFLKANGGRRASVGIITPYKLQLKCLQREFAEVMNTEEGKDIYINTVDAFQGQERDVIIMSCVRASNHGVGFVADIRRMNVALTRARRALWVIGNANALMQSEDWAALVADAKARKCFMDLSSIPSDFLPMNNSSNTRGMNFSNNTRNMRASGPRPMHFSMLSEPRIGMRSGEDDQSNSFPRNGSYRNPDVRPGDRSGENLQFGTTRRPNASNDPRRQV, encoded by the exons ATGGCTGATCCGCCCAGAGATCCAGCACATCATGATCCCACAGGACTAGAAACCATGAAAACTTTTGATTCTGAAGGAAATCAAAATGGGGATGCTTTAGACCCACGAATCAGGTCAAAGAatgtaagaggagtagaagccaaTTTTGCTTTGAAGCTTGCGAACAACCCTGTAAAGAGATCTAAGTTGGATGAACACAAAGTAGCAATGCTGGGTAAAAAGCGAGCCAGGCAAACTGTGATAATTAATGACGAGGATGCAAAGCAAGCTGGCACCGGTACAATATCCACACCCAGAAGACAGTCTCGTGGTATTGGTGAAGGAGCTGCAGAATCACAAAACCAGCTGCTCATCAGGGATCAGAGGCAAGCTGAAAGGATGGGGGCAGAATGGAGTAATTCTGCTGCTCCGGATGACCAAAATACTGAATCCAATGGTGATTTGGATTTGGCATCCCAGGATTGGTCAAAGAAAATGAATGCAGAAGAATCCCCCTCAGATGGGTATGAACAATCTGTGCCAAGGCAATTTAGGCAAACTATGGATTCCAATCAGTTCAAGGGCCGGCCAGTCTCTTCTCAGAGAGCAGTTTTAACAGGACAGAACACTTCAGATCAGAAACCTGCCAACAAGAGGTCCCTTGTTTCCAAGAAACAGGCTTCAGTGAACAATACGCAATATCATGACACATCTATTGAACGACTTCTACAGGAAGTGACAAGTGATAAGTTCTGGCACAATCCAG ACGAGTCAGAACTTCAGTCTGTTCCTGGAAGCTTTGAATCTGCCGAGGAGTACATTAGAGTTTTTGAGCCTTTGCTTTTTGAGGAATGCAGAGCTCAACTATACAGTTCATATGAGGAGTCTCTTGAGGCAGTGTCAAGGGATGCACATGTAATGGTGCGTGTGAAAACCGTGGAAAGGCGCGATAGAG GATGGTATGATGTTATTGTTCTACCAGCACATGAATGTAAATGGACTTTTAAAGAAGGCGAAGTCGCAATTTTGTCATTTCCTCGGCCTGGTCCAG TTGCCCAGTCAAGCAATAATTCTAATAGGAAGACTTTTGGTTCAAACGAAGATACCGAGTCACTGTGTGGACGGCTTGTTGGTAGAGTCCGGCGCCATATGCCTTATGATACACGTGATCCCATTGGAGCAATTATCCGTTTTTATGTTGGGAACCCATCTGATTCTAGCTG CGGGACTGATATCCTGGGGAAACTCCAACCTCAAAGCACATGGTATCTAACTGGTATTGGTTCTCTTGCAACAACACAAAGGGAATATGTTGCGTTGCATGCATTCCGCCGTCTTAATGTGCAG ATGCAAAATGCGGTTCTTCAGCCAAGCCCAGAGTACTTCCCCAAGTATCAAGAGCAGCCACCTGCTATGCCAGACTGTTTCACTCCTAACTTTTCTTGTCATCTCCAACATTCATTCAATGGGCCTCAGCTATCAGCAATTCATTGGGCTGCAATGCATACAGCTGCTGGCACAAGCAGCGGGGCAGTGAAGAAACAAGAACCATGGCCTTTCACATTGGTACAAGGTCCTCCAGGGACAGGGAAAACTCATACTGTTTGGGGAATGCTAAATGTTATTCATCTTGTTCAGTATCAACGTTATTATGCTGCTCTGCTAAAGAAACTTGCTCCTGAAAGTTACGAGGAAATTGGTGATAGTTCTGCCAACAGTTCAGAGACTGTTGCTGCAGGCTCAATGGATGAGGTTTTGCAGAACATGAATCAGAACCTGTTTCGCACTCTTCCCAAGCTTTGCCCCAAACCACGGATGCTTGTTTGTGCCCCATCAAATGCTGCAACAGATGAGCTGCTTGCTCGAGTTCTTGACCGTGGTTTCATAGATGGTGAGATGAGGGTCTACCGCCCTGATGTCGCTCGTGTTGGAGTTGATTCACAATCCCGTGCTGCACAAGCTGTTTCAGTTGAGCGGCGCACGGAACAGCTGTTAATGAAGGGACGCGATGAGGTCATTGGGTGGCTACATCAGCTAAAAGGCCGTGAGCACCAGCTATCGCAGGAGATAGCTATTCTGCAGAGGGAACTTAATATGGTTGCACAGGCTGGTAGATCCCAGGGTTCATTTGGAGTAGATCCAGATATGCTTACTCAAAGGGACCGTAACCGTGATATTCTGCTTCAGAAACTTGCTGCTTCAGTGGAAAGCAGGGATAAAGTACTGGTCGAGATGTCACGCCTGCTGATATTAGAAAGCAGGTTCCGTGCTGGCAGAAACTTCAATCTAGAAGATGCTAGGGCTAGTCTGGAAGCCAGTTTTGCCAGTGAAGCGGAaattgtttttactacagtatcaaGCAGTGGCCGCAAGTTATTTTCTGACCTTAGTCATGGCTTTGATATGGTTGTTATTGATGAGGCTGCTCAGGCCAGTGAAGTAGGAGTCCTCCCTGCACTTTCGCTTGGCGCAGCTAGATGTGTCTTGGTTGGTGATCCACAACAGCTTCCTGCCACTGTTATTAGCAAAGCCGCTGGAACTTTACTCTACAGCAGGA CTTTTGAGAGGTTTCAGCAAGCTGGTTGCCCTACAATTTTGTTGTCAGTGCAATATAGGATGCATCCCCAGATCCGTGAGTTTCCATCAAGATACTTCTACCAAGGGCGTCTTACAGATAGTGAAAGTGTTGTCAATTTGCCCGACGAGGCTTACTATAGAGATGCACTAATGGCACCATACGTTTTCTATGACATGTCACATGGCCGTGAGTCCCATAGGGGTGGGTCATCTTCATACCAGAATGTTCATGAAGCACAATTTGCATTTCGTTTGTATGGTCATCTTCAGAAGTTTCTGAAGGCTAATGGTGGCAGGAGAGCATCTGTTGGTATAATCACTCCATATAAGTTGCAGTTGAAGTGTCTTCAGCGGGAATTTGCGGAGGTTATGAATACTGAGGAAGGGAAAGATATCTACATAAACACAGTTGATGCTTTTCAAGGCCAGGAGCGTGATGTGATTATTATGTCATGCGTCCGTGCCTCTAACCATGGTGTGGGCTTTGTTGCAGATATACGCCGGATGAATGTTGCTCTCACTCGAGCTAGGAGAGCTCTATGG GTTATTGGTAATGCAAATGCCCTCATGCAGTCAGAGGACTGGGCAGCACTTGTAGCAGATGCAAAGGCGAGGAAATGTTTCATGGACTTGAGTAGCATTCCGAGTGACTTCCTACCCATGAACAATTCTTCTAACACCCGAGGCATGAATTTTTCAAACAACACAAGGAACATGAGAGCTAGTGGACCTAGACCGATGCATTTCAGCATGCTTTCTGAACCCAGGATTGGAATGAGATCCGGCGAGGATGATCAGTCCAACTCTTTTCCGAGAAACGGTAGTTATCGGAATCCGGATGTTCGCCCTGGTGATAGGTCTGGGGAAAATTTGCAGTTTGGGACGACCAGGAGGCCGAATGCGTCCAATGATCCAAGGAGGCAAGTCTAG